The following are from one region of the Natronosporangium hydrolyticum genome:
- a CDS encoding Gfo/Idh/MocA family protein: protein MTDLRIALIGGGFMGKAHALGYVAAPMFFSAAVRPIRQVLVEQTEAFAAAQAHRYGFERWTTDWREVVADPRIDAVDIATPNDSHAEIAIAAAEAGKHILCEKPLARTADEAATMLSAVQRAGVIHMTAFNFRRTPAIALAREILDEGRLGTIQNFRGTYLQDWPADPDHPYAWRFQRAAAGSGAVGDIASHVLDIARYLVGEVSEVTAMTRRYIDQRPIPDPTGGEQTPRYGKVDVDDEVLALLRFEGGAVGSLEATRVAHGRHNYLTFEIHGSGGTLCFDYEQRDQLRVAYADEPANRRGFRTIYTGPPHPYGEGLWPGPALGIGYGETKIIECHEFLTAVAEQRPATPDFEDGYRVARIADALLASAETSTWTPVAR, encoded by the coding sequence ATGACCGACCTACGCATCGCCCTGATCGGCGGCGGCTTCATGGGCAAAGCCCACGCGCTCGGCTACGTCGCCGCCCCGATGTTCTTCTCCGCCGCAGTCCGCCCGATCCGGCAGGTGCTGGTCGAGCAGACCGAGGCGTTCGCCGCCGCCCAGGCCCACCGGTACGGGTTCGAACGCTGGACCACCGACTGGCGGGAGGTGGTGGCCGACCCGAGAATCGACGCGGTGGACATCGCCACCCCGAACGACAGCCACGCCGAGATCGCGATCGCGGCGGCCGAAGCCGGCAAGCACATCCTCTGTGAGAAGCCGCTCGCCCGCACCGCCGACGAGGCGGCCACCATGCTGTCGGCGGTCCAACGCGCCGGCGTCATCCACATGACCGCGTTCAACTTCCGGCGTACGCCGGCGATCGCGCTCGCCCGCGAGATCCTCGACGAGGGCCGGCTCGGCACGATCCAGAACTTCCGCGGCACCTACCTGCAGGACTGGCCGGCCGACCCGGACCACCCGTACGCGTGGCGGTTCCAGCGGGCGGCGGCCGGCTCCGGAGCGGTCGGCGACATCGCCTCCCATGTCCTCGACATCGCCCGCTACCTGGTCGGCGAGGTGAGCGAGGTGACGGCGATGACCCGCCGCTACATCGACCAGCGCCCGATCCCGGACCCCACCGGCGGCGAGCAGACCCCACGGTACGGGAAGGTCGATGTGGACGACGAGGTGTTGGCGTTGCTGCGCTTCGAAGGTGGCGCGGTCGGCTCGCTGGAGGCGACCCGGGTGGCGCACGGCCGGCACAACTACCTCACCTTCGAGATCCACGGCAGCGGCGGCACGCTCTGCTTCGACTACGAGCAGCGCGACCAGCTGCGGGTCGCCTACGCCGATGAGCCGGCCAACCGCCGCGGTTTCCGGACCATCTACACCGGACCGCCGCACCCCTACGGTGAGGGGTTGTGGCCGGGGCCCGCGCTCGGGATCGGCTACGGCGAGACCAAGATCATCGAGTGTCACGAGTTTCTCACCGCGGTCGCGGAGCAGCGACCCGCCACTCCGGACTTCGAGGACGGCTATCGGGTGGCGCGCATCGCCGACGCGCTGCTGGCCTCGGCGGAGACCTCGACCTGGACCCCGGTCGCCCGCTGA
- a CDS encoding Gfo/Idh/MocA family protein, with amino-acid sequence MSQTARIGVIGLGWIGGVHAEFLTKLEGMELAGVADAAAEAAAELGGRFGVPHFDSAAALLEAVELDAVIVAVPPAYHHEIVLAAIRRGVGVLCEKPLAHDLPTMAEMVQAAEQAQVPTMIGFPARFAVSAEEFCLLRDAGELGEIEHIRTNFRFSTAKHDESHGPWQWNKAAGGGALLEASPHMWDLVRHLTGQEIVEVYGLARHFDGDRSGAERVFTAIAKLSGGALATVDMACTLPWGATTDKRTEVFGTAGMVYLDEFTNFLTVNTEAGCEIAPGSRISGTGHPDALWHSRVSGGLRRELEYFARCVRQGLTPQPTFRDGLEASLAAHAVDRAIRQERPVRVDELRSV; translated from the coding sequence GTGTCGCAGACAGCGCGTATCGGGGTGATCGGTCTCGGCTGGATCGGTGGGGTCCATGCCGAATTCCTGACCAAGCTGGAGGGGATGGAGTTGGCCGGGGTGGCGGACGCCGCCGCCGAGGCCGCGGCGGAGCTCGGCGGCCGGTTCGGGGTTCCCCACTTCGACTCGGCGGCGGCGTTGCTCGAAGCCGTCGAGCTGGACGCCGTCATCGTCGCCGTGCCGCCCGCCTACCATCACGAGATCGTGCTGGCGGCGATCCGCCGGGGGGTCGGTGTGCTGTGCGAGAAGCCGCTCGCGCACGACCTGCCGACCATGGCCGAGATGGTGCAGGCGGCGGAGCAGGCGCAGGTGCCGACGATGATCGGGTTCCCGGCCCGGTTCGCGGTCTCCGCGGAGGAGTTCTGCCTGCTCCGGGACGCGGGCGAGCTGGGGGAGATCGAGCACATCCGGACCAACTTCCGGTTCTCCACCGCCAAGCATGACGAGTCGCACGGGCCGTGGCAGTGGAACAAGGCCGCCGGCGGTGGCGCGCTGCTGGAGGCGAGCCCCCACATGTGGGATCTGGTGCGCCACCTGACCGGCCAGGAAATCGTCGAGGTGTACGGGTTGGCCCGGCACTTCGACGGTGACCGCTCCGGCGCCGAGCGGGTCTTCACCGCCATCGCCAAGCTCTCCGGCGGCGCGTTGGCCACTGTGGATATGGCCTGTACTCTGCCGTGGGGCGCCACCACCGACAAGCGGACCGAGGTCTTCGGCACCGCCGGGATGGTCTACCTCGACGAGTTCACCAACTTCCTGACGGTCAACACCGAGGCGGGGTGCGAGATCGCGCCGGGCTCACGGATCTCCGGCACCGGCCACCCGGATGCGCTGTGGCACTCCCGAGTCAGCGGCGGGCTGCGCCGGGAACTGGAGTATTTCGCCCGCTGCGTACGTCAGGGCCTGACCCCGCAGCCGACGTTCCGGGACGGGCTGGAGGCCTCGTTGGCCGCGCACGCGGTAGACCGCGCGATCCGACAGGAGCGACCGGTCCGGGTGGACGAGCTCAGGTCGGTCTAG
- a CDS encoding SMP-30/gluconolactonase/LRE family protein gives MAAGMAAAGQPPGYVVDDEAFRALVVAADPPRRLHTGLTWAEGPVYRPATDDLLFSDVPGDTMWRWSATAGAEVYRRPSQFANGSTLDQQGRVVTCEQGTRRIARTEPYGSVVGVVGHFGGARLNSPNDVVVRSDGTIWFSDPDYGILSNEQGYQAESELGHCYVFRFDPRQGRLSVVADDLVKPNGLAFSVDETVLYVTDSAVTHDPDGPHHIRAYDVVDHATLVNSRVVAVVEPGWPDGLRVDAQDHLWVSSGEGIQCYTPDGRLLGRIRLPEIAANCEFGGPDRNQLFITATSSLYLAPLRVAGAR, from the coding sequence GTGGCGGCCGGGATGGCGGCGGCCGGCCAGCCGCCCGGATACGTGGTGGACGACGAGGCGTTCCGGGCGCTGGTGGTGGCCGCTGACCCGCCCCGGCGGCTGCACACCGGGCTGACCTGGGCCGAAGGGCCGGTCTACCGGCCCGCCACCGACGACCTGCTCTTCAGCGATGTGCCCGGCGACACGATGTGGCGATGGTCGGCCACGGCCGGCGCGGAGGTCTACCGTCGCCCGTCCCAGTTCGCCAATGGCAGCACGCTCGACCAGCAGGGCCGGGTGGTCACCTGCGAGCAGGGCACCCGGCGGATTGCGCGGACCGAGCCGTACGGCAGCGTGGTGGGCGTGGTCGGGCATTTCGGCGGGGCGCGGTTGAACTCGCCCAACGACGTGGTGGTGCGCTCGGACGGGACGATCTGGTTCAGCGACCCGGACTACGGCATCCTCTCCAACGAGCAGGGCTACCAGGCGGAGAGCGAGTTGGGCCACTGCTACGTGTTCCGGTTCGACCCGCGCCAGGGACGGCTGAGCGTGGTCGCTGACGATCTGGTCAAGCCGAACGGTCTGGCGTTCTCGGTCGACGAAACGGTGCTGTACGTCACCGACAGCGCGGTCACCCATGACCCGGACGGTCCGCACCACATCCGGGCCTACGATGTCGTCGACCACGCCACCCTGGTGAACTCGCGGGTGGTGGCGGTGGTCGAACCCGGCTGGCCGGACGGGCTGCGGGTCGACGCGCAGGACCACCTGTGGGTCTCCTCCGGGGAGGGGATCCAGTGCTACACGCCGGATGGGCGGCTGCTGGGCCGGATCCGGCTGCCGGAGATCGCGGCGAACTGTGAGTTCGGCGGCCCCGACCGGAACCAGCTCTTCATCACCGCGACCTCGTCGCTATACCTGGCGCCGCTGCGGGTCGCTGGCGCACGCTGA